The Pseudorasbora parva isolate DD20220531a chromosome 19, ASM2467924v1, whole genome shotgun sequence genomic sequence AATTGTTTATAGGGTAACCCTTTACAAGGTGTAATTTAacattaatgtattaattaactatgagcaatacatttgatacagtatttattaatctttgttagtaaaaaaacactacatgttcagagtaaattattttaatgtgaattggtaaatgttgaaattaacgttaacaaagaataataatttttgATCATTCATTTTGATGTTTGTGGTTGATCAACTTAGACCGAAGATCGCGGTGATGATGCCAGTTATCCCTGCTATGCTTTTAAacgtttatttttttgtttttttaatcaaatgttcTTAATATaattaacattgtttttatGTTAAAAGAAGGGAATTTGGTCTTATAGGATTATGTTTGATGTATTGCTTCCTTTGAACCTATAGGCCAATAGCGATTAAGAGAATAACAACAGGATCAGGCAGCTATCACGACCAATGAGATCTCTGTTTGGCACGCCCCTTACCGTTCGGACACGGCCCTTACCGTTCGGGCACGCCCCTTACCGTTCGGCACGTCCCTTACAGTTTACAGTGCGGCACTTCCCTTACCGTCCGGGATGCCCCTTACCGTTCGGGCACGCCCCTTACCGTTCGGGCACGCCCCTTACAGTTCGGACAGGCCCCTTACAGTTaggacacgccccttaccgttCGGGCACGCCCCTTACCGTTCGGGCACGCCCCTTACAGTTCAGGAACTCCCCTTACCGTTCGACACGTCCCTTACAGTTTACAGTGCGGCACTTCCCTTACCGTCCGGGATGCCCCTTACCGTTCGGGCACGCCCCTTACAGTTCGGGGGCGCCCCTTACCGTTCCAGCACGCCCCTTACCGTTCGGGCAAGCCCCTTACAGTTCGGGCACGCCCCTTACCGTTCGGGCACGCCCCTTACAATTCGGGCACGCCCCTTACCGTTCGGGCACGCCCCTTACCGTTCGGGCACGCCCCTTACAGTTCAGGAACTCCCCTTACCGTTCGACACGTCCCTTACAGTTTACAGTGCGGCACTTCCCTTACCGTCCGGGATGCCCCTTACCGTTCGGGCACGCCCCTTACAATTCGGGCACGTCCCTACCGTTCGGGCACGCCCCTACCGTTCGGGCACTCCCCTTACAGTTCGGGCACGCCCCTACCATTCTGGCACGCCCCTACCGTTCGGGCACTCCCCTTACAGTTCGGGCACGCCCCTACCATTCTGGCACGCCCCTACCGTTCGGGCACGCCCCTACCATTCTGGCACGCCCCTACCTTTCGGGCACGCCCCTACCTTTCGGGCACTCCCATTACCTTTCGACACGCACACCCCTACCATTTAGCACGCCAATTACTCCAAGCTGCAGTTACCCATACTTGGATTTTGTTTTTGaggcttcaaccaatcacattcaaggaaacaaaggtgatGAAATGTCTAGTAGATGTAACTAGTTATTCAGTGTTcaggcgtaacaacccagtgttctttacaagaaaaaatattttatgtcattttgcttaaattcatcttgatttaagaatttttagatatttggcctggaaacaagacaaaaatgctatataagaagagcatttttttacagtggaccATTACGATGGAAACAATGTTTAAGTTTTACTTCTAATATTTGTTAAACAagcttaaaggtggggtaagggttatttcaaaaccgttttagaaaaaggacactgtccgagtggaataacaaacttgccccttacctgctgattggctacatgtctactaatgatggtgagaagagcgctcgctctcgctcagtgcacgtcattattcaaaacacacgagtcacacatgacatTAGCTGAGAACTAGGCCAATATATGCTGCTTAACTATGCTCGTGTGTTATCttcgcttgttagtccatttgtgatcgtattgtgtctcacttcagcgatgataaagacccgttcatttccacaccgtatggaacatctaaatctcctcactgtgtgcttcagctcacacaatgtctccgacaagtaagatactatcctcctaatatatgtttgtttactcttttcatgatctatataacccttgtcCTTAGtcggactgtcggctcgtgtactatagagttgttcatgagaacagtttgtgattttgtgatcgctgtaactctaatcttgtcataattgtaatatgttcgttgGTTGgtcttgctcgtgtactatcgagttgttcacaagaacggtttgtgtttttgtgatagaagcagggatgactttttcattttatattcgacctggattagacccacagagattctgccgttgatgcctctgggttacgtatgtgtggggcggagctatcaaaataggggcgggacccttttgggggtaggggcgtgtttgttttggtgatttgaaataccaGCAACGGATagcagatagcacttaccccacctttaaaagTTGACAATGCACattaaaaactatataaaatatgctgtactgtaaaatatgatcaaaaataaGGGAATTATCATGCAAGcccactaaggctgcatttatttgaaataatgtgcaatattataaatgtctttattgtgACTTTTGATCAGTGTAATGCATCCTTATTGGATaaatgcattaatttaaacaaaaaaaaatcatactgaccccaaacttttgaatggtagtgtaaaatgttacaaaataaatttCTATTAAAAAACGTATTTATGACGATATTTACCCCAGTGTGTAAAAGCTGTTTTTCTGCTGTGAATGACAAGACAGTGATAAAATCCATCGTTCTTTCTGTCGATCTTCACACTGGTTCTCATCTGGAAGGTTTGATCATCGTTTGGTCTGATTTCAGAAGATGTTTGATCCTCGAGTTTAGTTCTGTCCAGTCTGATCTCCATCTGAACATCTCTGGGGTAGAAACCAGTGGCCAGACACGTCAGAACCAGCTTATTCTGATCATCAGGAGCTTTCCTGGCAAACATGTCAACATCTGGAGAACCTGGAGATGAAAATAATAATGCAATTAACAAACAATTATTTACATAAAATTTAGTTCTGTGAAAATCTGTTCttcatacactatattgccaaaagttttggggcgcctgcctttacatgcagaTGAACTTTAATgtcatcccattgttaatctgtagggtttaatatggagtcgacCCACCGTTtgcagctcttctgggaaggctttcctcaaagtttaggagtgtgtttatgaggATTTTTggccattcttctagaagctcatttgtgaggtcaggcactgatgttggacgagaaggcctggctctcagtctccgctctaattcatcccaaagctgttctatcgggttgagctcaggactctgtgcaggccagtcaagttcctccacaccaaactcctcatccatgcctttatggaccgacgctttgtgcactggagcgcagtcatgctgggacaggaaggggccgtccacaaaccgTTCCActaaagttgggagcatgaaattgtccaaaacgtcttggtatgctgaagcattaagagttgcTTTCAGTGGAACTAAGAGGCAAAGCCTGagaaaacaaccccacaccataatcccccctccaccaaactttacacttggcacaatgcagtcaggcaagtcctgtattcctggcaactgccaaaccctgACTCGTCCaagggattgtcagactgaagcgtgattggtcgctcagagaacacatctcactgctctagagtccagtggcggctgctttactccactgcatcccacgctttgcattgctcttggtgatgtaaggcttggataagctgctcggccatggaaacccattccatgcaGCTCtctacactgttcttgagctcatctgaaggccacagaggtttggaggtctggagctgttgactctgcagaaagtttgtgacttctgcgcactgtgaccctcagcatgcgctgaccccactctgtgattttacgtcgCCTATCACTTCAGGGATGAGTTGTTGTTCCCAATGACATgctctttgttataatcccactaacagttgagcgtggaatatttagtagtgaggaaatgtcaggaatggacttattgcacaggtgtcagcctatcacggccccacgcttgagttcactgagctcctgagagcgacccattctttcactaatgtgtgtagaagcctctgcaggcctagagctgGATTtacacacctgtggccatgaagagattgaacacctgaactcagtgatttggaggggcggcccaatacttttggcaatagagtgtgtatatgtatatatatgagGCTTTCACACTTTAGACCAAATTAAAATGGTTTCATTATGTGAAGGGCAGCTTATTAGGAGATCTGTACAGTGGGCAGACAGCAGACTGAGCCAGAGACAAGAATCCAACACGGACAGAGAAAGATTGAGCAGAGAACTGAAGCAAACCAGGACTAGACTAGACTAGATTGTACATGGAGAGGaaaatcaaacacacactcataggcagcacacacacatacaattaAAAGGAGAGGAAGAAGATATCAAACCAGATGATTTTTAAATCATCAGTATGTGTTATCAAGACACCTCAAGACACAcactttattaatttaaatgaggAAATTAGAGCTCACTCATGATAGTGTTATTAAACGTTGAGATCCAGTCGGTGCAGTTCACGAGGAAACGTTTGAGGAACTGGTTACGTCCAGTGTGAAGATCCCATTCCTCTTTGGTTCTTTTAGCTTTGGGGCTTTTATCAATCCACTGCTCTGTGTCAGAATTAAAGGATATAAGATCCTCTCCATCAAATCCATATTCATCAAAGACAGTCAGATTCACTGATCCATCAGGAAGTTTCTCCAGTTCACAGCCAATTATTCTCTGGAGAACATGAAGCTCTACAATCACAGAACAACACTCATGAGAAACGTACAGTAAGTATAATGTGTGCTCATTAATAAGAGTAAAGCATGAATCTCACCAGAACACTGTGAGTCTGTGCAGTCTGACAGAGTCCTGATCTGATGAATGAACCAGTCTCTGTGATCAGGAGGATCTGGAGGAGCTTTAGTCCAGTCTTCAGCCCCAATCCAGACTCTTTCTTCATCACTGAAGTGTGAGATCCGTCTGtcgtcacacacactcacagcactgAACTCTGGAAATGTGTCTGCTTTTGAAATGACTATAAACTTGTAATGGAGGAAGTGTTTCTCTGAGGAGGAAacacaaacaacaataaaaacacGACACACAAAAAAGTGTCTAAATAAAAAGTGCTGTCAGAAAGTATGTAGGGTGACCATACGCTCTAAAAAATCATCCAGACATGATTTCTTCAGTcattaaaaatgtgattttactgtctgtctgtctatctgtctgttgatctgcctttctgtctgtctatctgtccatctgtctgttgatctgtctgtctgtctgtctgttgatctgcctttctgtccatctgtctgttgatctgtctgtctgttgatctgtccatctgtctgtctgtctgtctgttgatctgtccatctgtctgtctgtctgctgatctgtccatctgtctgtcgaTCTGTCTGTTGAtttgtccgtctgtctgtctgtctgttgatcTGTCCATCTGTtgatctgtccatctgtctgtctgtctgttgatctgtccatctgtctgtccatctgttgatctgtccatctgtctgtcgaTCTGTCCATCTGTTGATCTGGCTGTtgatctgtccgtctgtctgtcgatttgtctgtctctctgtcagtGCATCTGTCTGTtgatttgtctgtctgtctgttgatctgtccatctgtctgttgaTTTGTCTGTCAGTCCGTCTGTCTGTTGatttgtctttctgtctgtcagtcCGTCTGTTTGTtgatttgtctgtctgtctgttgatctgtccgtctgtctgttgatttgtctgtctgtcagtccgtctgtctgttgatctgtccgtctgtctgtctgtcagtccgtCTGTCTGTTGATTTGTCTGTGTCAGTCCATCTGTCTGTTGatctgtccatctgtccatctgtctgtccgtccgtctgttgatctgtccttctgtctgtccgtccgtctgttGATCTGTccatctttctgtctgtccgt encodes the following:
- the LOC137047469 gene encoding H-2 class I histocompatibility antigen, K-B alpha chain-like, producing the protein MGKMVQTLSFKNMLFAGVVMVLTLFPSDGHQEKHFLHYKFIVISKADTFPEFSAVSVCDDRRISHFSDEERVWIGAEDWTKAPPDPPDHRDWFIHQIRTLSDCTDSQCSELHVLQRIIGCELEKLPDGSVNLTVFDEYGFDGEDLISFNSDTEQWIDKSPKAKRTKEEWDLHTGRNQFLKRFLVNCTDWISTFNNTIMSSPDVDMFARKAPDDQNKLVLTCLATGFYPRDVQMEIRLDRTKLEDQTSSEIRPNDDQTFQMRTSVKIDRKNDGFYHCLVIHSRKTAFTHWGEPRITSCYNPSWGFDIAMVIAIVVLLAFTLGGIAWCFCRSDGKWA